In a single window of the Necator americanus strain Aroian chromosome X, whole genome shotgun sequence genome:
- a CDS encoding hypothetical protein (NECATOR_CHRX.G21611.T1): MLLAVLFSLHVAQAAYFSQFSMREPDHDPCYESTGRPIRCVPEFINAAFGKPVIASDTCGMNGPSRFCTIKEGADGIMRERCDVCDASVPGQSHPASLLTDLNSPGNMTCWVSEPSLNPHNVSLTLSLGKKFELTYISMYFCSRLPDSMALYKSTDHGKTWIPFQYYSSDCKNMFGKAADVAITKHNEQEAVCTNAHNIAPGGNRIAFPFLENRPSALLFETSPVLQDWVTATDIRIVFTRLSADQTNLYGASSNDVNDTPSNTTTTEENIKQRYFYAMGELAVGGRCKCNGHASRCIFDKMGRFTCDCKHNTAGTECETCKPFHFDRPWGRATSHNANACVACNCNLHAKRCRFDQELYRLSGNRSGGVCINCRHNTIGRNCHLCKHGFYRDTSKPITNKKACKSCGCHPVGSLSRSCNQTSGQCVCKPGVTGQTCNRCAKGYQQSRSTVTPCIRLPAKGGGSVTGSSEQGDCPKCRVVPKRLNQKKYCKRDYALQLFVTGREMVDGWARYRVVVENVFKKGLRGRRGETYLWMSSHSVMCKCPKIRVGRRYILLGKDDEDNNRQGFIVNGKTVLAEWDDDTMDKVLRFAKRDKLGQCPTVRRY; this comes from the exons ATGCTATTAGCAGTGTTATTCTCACTGCATGTGGCACAAGCCGCCTACTTTTCACAG TTCTCTATGAGGGAACCTGATCATGATCCATGTTACGAATCAACTGGACGACCAATACGATGTGTACCGGAGTTTATTAATGCAGCATTTGGTAAACCGGTCATTGCATCCGATACATGTGGTATGAACGGTCCATCAAG ATTTTGCACTATCAAGGAAGGCGCTGATGGTATTATGCGAGAACGTTGTGATGTATGTGACGCATCTGTACCTGGACAATCACATCCTGCATCATTACTTACTGATTTGAATTCACCTGGAAATATGACATGTTGGGTCTCGGAACCGTCACTGAATCCACATAATGTGTCACTTACATTATCACTTGGGAAGAAATTCGAGCTCACATACATCTCGATGTATTTCTGTTCACGTTTACCGGATTCGATGGCGTTATACAAATCGACGGATCATGGAAAAACATGGATACCCTTCCAGTACTATTCATCTGATTGTAAGAACATGTTCGGGAAAGCAGCTGACGTAGctataacaaaacacaacGAGCAg GAAGCCGTCTGCACCAATGCGCATAATATTGCTCCAGGCGGTAATAGAATCGCTTTTCCATTCCTGGAAAATCGTCCATCTGCACTTCTATTCGAAACATCACCAGTACTTCAGGATTGGGTCACTGCTACAGATATACGGATTGTTTTCACTCGTCTTAGCGCCGATCAA ACGAATCTATATGGCGCATCCTCAAACGATGTGAACGATACGCCGAGTAATACAACAACAACCGAGGAGAATATTAAGCAACGGTATTTCTATGCGATGGGTGAGCTTGCGGTTGGTGGTCGATGTAAATGTAATGGACATGCAAGCCGTTGTATTTTTGATAAAATGGGCCGA TTCACATGTGATTGTAAACATAACACAGCTGGAACCGAATGTGAAACCTGTAAACCATTTCATTTTGATCGTCCATGGGGCCGTGCCACATCACATAACGCAAATGCATGTGTTG CATGCAATTGCAATCTTCACGCGAAAAGGTGTCGATTTGATCAGGAATTGTATCGATTAAGTGGAAATAG AAGCGGAGGAGTATGTATAAATTGTCGACACAACACTATCGGACGTAATTGCCACCTATGCAAACATGGATTCTATAGGGATACAAGCAAACCGATCACAAATAAGAAAGCATGTAaaa GTTGTGGATGTCATCCTGTTGGATCACTTAGCCGAAGCTGTAATCAGACATCCGGTCAATGTGTTTGTAAGCCAGGAGTTACTGGACAAACATGTAATCGATGTGCAAAAGGTTATCAACAAAGCAGATCTACAGTAACTCCATGTAtaa GACTTCCGGCAAAAGGCGGCGGCAGTGTCACAGGATCCTCCGAACAAG GAGATTGCCCGAAATGTCGAGTTGTTCCGAAAAGATTGAATCAGAAGAAATACTGCAAGAGGGACTATG CTTTACAACTATTCGTTACTGGCAGAGAAATGGTGGATGGTTGGGCAAGATATCGTGTAGTCGTGGAGAATGTTTTCAAGAAAGGATTACGAGGTCGACGTGGTGAAACGTATCTCTGGATGTCATCACATTCCGTAATGTGCAAATGTCCAAAAATTCGTGTCGGTCGTCGCTATATACTTCTTG gaaaagatgATGAAGATAACAACAGGCAGGGATTTATTGTGAATGGGAAGACAGTATTAGCAGAATGGGATGACGATACCATGGATAAG GTGCTTCGTTTCGCTAAACGAGACAAACTTGGTCAATGTCCAACAGTTCGAAGATATTAA
- a CDS encoding hypothetical protein (NECATOR_CHRX.G21610.T1), with amino-acid sequence MSSTTTAIVADDDVQRTLLFCFMFSILALATHILANVTEAAKMVDGNDLAPSNKVRQIRIAGDLMLGGVFPVHTKSQNPDEPCGEIAETRGVHRVEAMLYALDRINAQKDFLRGYKLGALILDSCSNPAYALNQSLEFVRDMIGSSDASDYVCSDGSDPLTRSASKKKNVVAVVGASYSSVTVQVANLLRLFRIVQVSPASTNADLSDKSRFEYFARTVPSDDYQAMAMVEIAVRFKWTYVSLVYSADEYGELGADAFKKEARKKGICIAIEERIQNKKESFVESIDNLVKKLQPDKKVGARVVVLFVGTEYVPELLKHTAERMKLSAGYSKKEDYMVRSHLFGRLASESWDRNNEKYMIGHNRLAAQGALVLMLASQKVPSFDEYLLSLHPGSEKFERNKWLRELWISKYKCSFDLPPESTENRCEDARQTSENFHADDKVQFVIDAVYAIAHALQAMKSTVCPDDVIETSWISRYSKKPDICHAMQSIDGDEFYQKYLLKVQFEDIVGKDFRFSPQGDGPASYTILTYRPKSLDKKRRVSEDDDDPSDGSDYVEIGHWSGNVRQIRDSRRFDVGRCFPVHTKSQNPDEPRGEIAGDERCPSRALILDSCSNPAYALNQSLEFVRDMIGSSDASDYVCRTVPSDDYQAMAMVEIAVRFKWTYVSLVYSADEYGELGADAFKKEARKKGICIAIEERIQNKKESFVESIDNLVKKLQPDKKVGARVVVLFVGTEYVPELLKHTAERMKLSAGYSKKKIIWLASESWDRNNEKYMIGHNRLAAQGALVLMLASQKVPSFDEYLLSLHPGSEKFERNKWLRELWISKYKCSFDLPPESTENRCEDARQTSENFHADDKVQFVIDAVYAIAHALQAMKSTVCPDDVIETSWISRYSKKPDICHAMQSIDGDEFYQKYLLKVQFEDIVGKDFRFSPQGDGPASYTILTYRPKSLDKKRRVSEDDDDPSDGSDYVEIGHWSENNLTIYEDELWWGKDQVPFSQCSLECRTGYRKQLIKDEQCCWACSKCEDYEFLINETHCVACELGWWPTEDRKGCYDLSITHLRHMRWSSLYSIVPAVFAVIGIIATLFVIVIYIMYNETPVVKASGRELSYLLLISMIMCYAMTFVLLSRPNTVVCAIKRTGIGFAFSCLYAAMLVKTNRIARIFSQASLSAQRPLFISPLSQVVMTSMLAGVQLIGSIIWLFVVPPGSRHDYPTRDQVVLTCNVPDHHFLYSLAYDGILIIACTVYAVKTRKIQTTSLCISISMSANVALVCIFSPKLWIILFEKHKNVRKQEGENMLNKRSLGNCGSRLYGSTTEEPNQYTALLGGDRKQSSRKFSHPTSTTSSAHDTFL; translated from the exons ATGTCTTCGACGACGACTGCTATTGTTGCCGATGATGATGTTCAACGG ACACTACTCTTTTGTTTCATGTTCTCAATCCTTGCCTTGGCAACTCATATCCTAGCAAATGTTACGGAAGCAGCCaag atggtCGATGGCAACGATCTCGCACCTTCAAATAAG GTCCGTCAAATAAGGATAGCCGGCGATTTGATGTTGGGAGGTGTTTTCCCAGTTCAtacaaaatcacaaaatcctGACGAACCTTGTGGAGAAATTGCCGAGACGAG aGGTGTCCATCGAGTAGAAGCTATGTTATACGCTTTAGATCGAATAAATGCTCAGAAAGATTTTTTACGCGGGTATAAATTG GGAGCTTTAATACTGGATTCTTGTTCAAATCCAGCATATGCTCTTAATCAAAGCTTAGAATTTGTTCGTGATATGATTGGTTCATCGGATGCTTCGGATTACGTATGTAG tgaTGGAAGTGATCCTCTTACAAGAAGTGCtagtaagaaaaagaatgttgtTGCTGTAGTTGGTGCCAGCTACAGTTCCGTCACTGTACAG gtAGCAAATTTACTTCGATTATTTCGTATAGTACAAGTTAGTCCAGCTAGCACTAACGCTGATCTCTCCGATAAAAGTCGTTTTGAATATTTTGCCAG AACAGTACCATCGGATGATTATCAAGCGATGGCGATGGTAGAAATTGCTGTACGATTTAAATGGACGTATGTGTCTCTCGTTTATTCCGCGGATGAATATGGAGAACTAG gAGCGGATGCGTTTAAAAAGGAGgctcgaaaaaaaggaatttgtaTAGCAATTGAGGAACGTATacagaataaaaaggaaagtttTGTGGAATCGATAGATAATCTTGTAAAAAA gTTACAACCGGATAAAAAAGTTGGTGCTCGAGTTGTCGTACTATTTGTTGGGACTGAATATGTTCCGGAACTACTAAAACATACAGCTGAACGAATGAAACTTTCGGCAGGATAcagtaaaaaagaagattataTGGTAAGGTCCCATCTGTTTGGAAG gTTAGCATCCGAAAGTTGGGATcgaaataacgaaaaatatATGATTGGACATAATAGATTAGCTGCACAAGGTGCTCTTGTTTTGATGTTGGCCTCACAGAAAGTGCCTTCATTTGACGAG TATCTACTATCTCTACATCCGGGATCggaaaaatttgaacgaaATAAATGGTTACGCGAATTGTGGATATCTAAATACAAATGTAGCTTTGATCTACCTCCAGAATCTACAGAGAATCG ATGTGAGGACGCTCGACAAACTAGTGAGAATTTTCATGCGGATGATAAGGTTCAATTTGTAATCGATGCTGTCTATGCGATCGCCCACGCACTGCAG GCAATGAAGAGTACGGTTTGTCCAGACGATGTGATTGAAACATCCTGGATATCACGATACTCGAAAAAGCCTGACATTTGTCATGCAATGCAAAGTATTGATGGTGACGAATTCTAtcagaaatatttattaaaaGTTCAATTTGAAG ACATTGTGGGGAaagattttcgattttcaccGCAAGGTGATGGACCAGCTAGTTACACTATATTGACCTACAGGCCGAAATCATTAG ATAAAAAACGTCGCGTGTCCGAAGACGATGACGATCCCAGTGATGGATCGGATTACGTTGAAATTGGTCATTGGTCTGGCAAC GTCCGTCAAATAAGGGATAGCCGGCGATTTGATGTTGGGAGGTGTTTTCCAGTTCAtacaaaatcacaaaatcctGACGAACCTCGTGGAGAAATTGCCGGAGACGAG AGGTGTCCATCGA GAGCTTTAATACTGGATTCTTGTTCAAATCCAGCATATGCTCTTAATCAAAGCTTAGAATTTGTTCGTGATATGATTGGTTCATCGGATGCTTCGGATTACGTATGTAG AACAGTACCATCGGATGATTATCAAGCGATGGCGATGGTAGAAATTGCTGTACGATTTAAATGGACGTATGTGTCTCTCGTTTATTCCGCGGATGAATATGGAGAACTAG gAGCGGATGCGTTTAAAAAGGAGgctcgaaaaaaaggaatttgtaTAGCAATTGAGGAACGTATacagaataaaaaggaaagtttTGTGGAATCGATAGATAATCTTGTAAAAAA gTTACAACCGGATAAAAAAGTTGGTGCTCGAGTTGTCGTACTATTTGTTGGGACTGAATATGTTCCGGAACTACTAAAACATACAGCTGAACGAATGAAACTTTCGGCAGGATACAGTAAAAAGAAGATTATATG gTTAGCATCCGAAAGTTGGGATcgaaataacgaaaaatatATGATTGGACATAATAGATTAGCTGCACAAGGTGCTCTTGTTTTGATGTTGGCCTCACAGAAAGTGCCTTCATTTGACGAG TATCTACTATCTCTACATCCGGGATCggaaaaatttgaacgaaATAAATGGTTACGCGAATTGTGGATATCTAAATACAAATGTAGCTTTGATCTACCTCCAGAATCTACAGAGAATCG ATGTGAGGACGCTCGACAAACTAGTGAGAATTTTCATGCGGATGATAAGGTTCAATTTGTAATCGATGCTGTCTATGCGATCGCCCACGCACTGCAG GCAATGAAGAGTACGGTTTGTCCAGACGATGTGATTGAAACATCCTGGATATCACGATACTCGAAAAAGCCTGACATTTGTCATGCAATGCAAAGTATTGATGGTGACGAATTCTAtcagaaatatttattaaaaGTTCAATTTGAAG ACATTGTGGGGAaagattttcgattttcaccGCAAGGTGATGGACCAGCTAGTTACACTATATTGACCTACAGGCCGAAATCATTAG ATAAAAAACGTCGCGTGTCCGAAGACGATGACGATCCCAGTGATGGATCGGATTACGTTGAAATTGGTCATTGGTCTGAAAACAAC CTTACAATTTACGAAGATGAACTATGGTGGGGAAAAGATCAAGTTCCTTTTTCACAGTGTTCACTGGAATGTCGTACCGGATACAGAAAACAGCTAATAAAG GATGAACAATGCTGTTGGGCTTGTAGCAAATGCGAGGATTACGAATTTTTAATAAACGAAACTCATTGTGTGGCTTGTGAACTTGGATG GTGGCCAACGGAGGATCGTAAAGGATGTTATGATCTATCGATCACACATTTAAGACATATGAGATGGAGTTCACTTTATTCAATTGTTCCTGCTGTATTTGCTGTAATTGGTATTATTGCTACATTATTCGTCATTGTCATTTATATAAT GTACAATGAGACACCAGTGGTAAAAGCATCAGGTCGAGAATTAAGCTATTTGCTTTTGATATCAATGATTATGTGCTATGCAATGACATTCGTGCTACTTTCACGACCGAATACGGTAGTTTGTGCAATTAAACGTACAG gtatTGGATTCGCATTTTCTTGCCTGTATGCAGCAATGTTAGTGAAAACGAATCGAATTGCAAGGATATTTTCCCAGGCAAGCCTCTCTgcacaacgtccactcttcaTATCACCATTGtcacag gtTGTCATGACAAGCATGCTTGCTGGTGTTCAATTGATCGGCAGTATAATATGGTTATTCGTTGTTCCACCCG GATCACGACATGACTATCCTACACGTGACCAGGTGGTTTTAACCTGTAACGTTCCGGATCATCATTTCTTGTATTCACTTGCATACGATGGAATTCTTATCATAGCCTGTACAGTATACGCTGTTAAAACCAGGAAG ATTCAAACCACCTCGTTATGTATTTCGATCTCGATGTCAGCAAATGTTGCTTTGGTCTGTATATTTTCACCAAAATTATGGATAATCCTATTTGAGAAGCACAAAAATGTACGAAAacaagaaggagaaaatatgCTTAATAAGCG TTCACTTGGGAATTGTGGATCACGTTTGTATGGATCGACAACAGAGGAACCAAATCAGTATACTGCCCTACTCGGAGGTGATCGTAAACAATCGTCACGAAAATTCTCACATCCCACAAGCACTACGAGTTCAGCCCATGACACATTCCTTTAA
- a CDS encoding hypothetical protein (NECATOR_CHRX.G21610.T2), which translates to MSSTTTAIVADDDVQRVRQIRIAGDLMLGGVFPVHTKSQNPDEPCGEIAETRGVHRVEAMLYALDRINAQKDFLRGYKLGALILDSCSNPAYALNQSLEFVRDMIGSSDASDYVCSDGSDPLTRSASKKKNVVAVVGASYSSVTVQVANLLRLFRIVQVSPASTNADLSDKSRFEYFARTVPSDDYQAMAMVEIAVRFKWTYVSLVYSADEYGELGADAFKKEARKKGICIAIEERIQNKKESFVESIDNLVKKLQPDKKVGARVVVLFVGTEYVPELLKHTAERMKLSAGYSKKEDYMVRSHLFGRLASESWDRNNEKYMIGHNRLAAQGALVLMLASQKVPSFDEYLLSLHPGSEKFERNKWLRELWISKYKCSFDLPPESTENRCEDARQTSENFHADDKVQFVIDAVYAIAHALQAMKSTVCPDDVIETSWISRYSKKPDICHAMQSIDGDEFYQKYLLKVQFEDIVGKDFRFSPQGDGPASYTILTYRPKSLDKKRRVSEDDDDPSDGSDYVEIGALILDSCSNPAYALNQSLEFVRDMIGSSDASDYVCSRFEYFARTVPSDDYQAMAMVEIAVRFKWTYVSLVYSADEYGELGADAFKKEARKKGICIAIEERIQNKKESFVESIDNLVKKLQPDKKVGARVVVLFVGTEYVPELLKHTAERMKLSAGYSKKKIIWLASESWDRNNEKYMIGHNRLAAQGALVLMLASQKYLLSLHPGSEKFERNKWLRELWISKYKCSFDLPPESTENRCEDARQTSENFHADDKVQFVIDAVYAIAHALQAMKSTVCPDDVIETSWISRYSKKPDICHAMQSIDGDEFYQKYLLKVQFEDIVGKDFRFSPQGDGPASYTILTYRPKSLDKKRRVSEDDDDPSDGSDYVEIGHWSENNLTIYEDELWWGKDQVPFSQCSLECRTGYRKQLIKDEQCCWACSKCEDYEFLINETHCVACELGWWPTEDRKGCYDLSITHLRHMRWSSLYSIVPAVFAVIGIIATLFVIVIYIMYNETPVVKASGRELSYLLLISMIMCYAMTFVLLSRPNTVVCAIKRTGIGFAFSCLYAAMLVKTNRIARIFSQASLSAQRPLFISPLSQVVMTSMLAGVQLIGSIIWLFVVPPGSRHDYPTRDQVVLTCNVPDHHFLYSLAYDGILIIACTVYAVKTRKIQTTSLCISISMSANVALVCIFSPKLWIILFEKHKNVRKQEGENMLNKRSLGNCGSRLYGSTTEEPNQYTALLGGDRKQSSRKFSHPTSTTSSAHDTFL; encoded by the exons ATGTCTTCGACGACGACTGCTATTGTTGCCGATGATGATGTTCAACGG GTCCGTCAAATAAGGATAGCCGGCGATTTGATGTTGGGAGGTGTTTTCCCAGTTCAtacaaaatcacaaaatcctGACGAACCTTGTGGAGAAATTGCCGAGACGAG aGGTGTCCATCGAGTAGAAGCTATGTTATACGCTTTAGATCGAATAAATGCTCAGAAAGATTTTTTACGCGGGTATAAATTG GGAGCTTTAATACTGGATTCTTGTTCAAATCCAGCATATGCTCTTAATCAAAGCTTAGAATTTGTTCGTGATATGATTGGTTCATCGGATGCTTCGGATTACGTATGTAG tgaTGGAAGTGATCCTCTTACAAGAAGTGCtagtaagaaaaagaatgttgtTGCTGTAGTTGGTGCCAGCTACAGTTCCGTCACTGTACAG gtAGCAAATTTACTTCGATTATTTCGTATAGTACAAGTTAGTCCAGCTAGCACTAACGCTGATCTCTCCGATAAAAGTCGTTTTGAATATTTTGCCAG AACAGTACCATCGGATGATTATCAAGCGATGGCGATGGTAGAAATTGCTGTACGATTTAAATGGACGTATGTGTCTCTCGTTTATTCCGCGGATGAATATGGAGAACTAG gAGCGGATGCGTTTAAAAAGGAGgctcgaaaaaaaggaatttgtaTAGCAATTGAGGAACGTATacagaataaaaaggaaagtttTGTGGAATCGATAGATAATCTTGTAAAAAA gTTACAACCGGATAAAAAAGTTGGTGCTCGAGTTGTCGTACTATTTGTTGGGACTGAATATGTTCCGGAACTACTAAAACATACAGCTGAACGAATGAAACTTTCGGCAGGATAcagtaaaaaagaagattataTGGTAAGGTCCCATCTGTTTGGAAG gTTAGCATCCGAAAGTTGGGATcgaaataacgaaaaatatATGATTGGACATAATAGATTAGCTGCACAAGGTGCTCTTGTTTTGATGTTGGCCTCACAGAAAGTGCCTTCATTTGACGAG TATCTACTATCTCTACATCCGGGATCggaaaaatttgaacgaaATAAATGGTTACGCGAATTGTGGATATCTAAATACAAATGTAGCTTTGATCTACCTCCAGAATCTACAGAGAATCG ATGTGAGGACGCTCGACAAACTAGTGAGAATTTTCATGCGGATGATAAGGTTCAATTTGTAATCGATGCTGTCTATGCGATCGCCCACGCACTGCAG GCAATGAAGAGTACGGTTTGTCCAGACGATGTGATTGAAACATCCTGGATATCACGATACTCGAAAAAGCCTGACATTTGTCATGCAATGCAAAGTATTGATGGTGACGAATTCTAtcagaaatatttattaaaaGTTCAATTTGAAG ACATTGTGGGGAaagattttcgattttcaccGCAAGGTGATGGACCAGCTAGTTACACTATATTGACCTACAGGCCGAAATCATTAG ATAAAAAACGTCGCGTGTCCGAAGACGATGACGATCCCAGTGATGGATCGGATTACGTTGAAATTG GAGCTTTAATACTGGATTCTTGTTCAAATCCAGCATATGCTCTTAATCAAAGCTTAGAATTTGTTCGTGATATGATTGGTTCATCGGATGCTTCGGATTACGTATGTAG TCGTTTTGAATATTTTGCCAG AACAGTACCATCGGATGATTATCAAGCGATGGCGATGGTAGAAATTGCTGTACGATTTAAATGGACGTATGTGTCTCTCGTTTATTCCGCGGATGAATATGGAGAACTAG gAGCGGATGCGTTTAAAAAGGAGgctcgaaaaaaaggaatttgtaTAGCAATTGAGGAACGTATacagaataaaaaggaaagtttTGTGGAATCGATAGATAATCTTGTAAAAAA gTTACAACCGGATAAAAAAGTTGGTGCTCGAGTTGTCGTACTATTTGTTGGGACTGAATATGTTCCGGAACTACTAAAACATACAGCTGAACGAATGAAACTTTCGGCAGGATACAGTAAAAAGAAGATTATATG gTTAGCATCCGAAAGTTGGGATcgaaataacgaaaaatatATGATTGGACATAATAGATTAGCTGCACAAGGTGCTCTTGTTTTGATGTTGGCCTCACAGAAA TATCTACTATCTCTACATCCGGGATCggaaaaatttgaacgaaATAAATGGTTACGCGAATTGTGGATATCTAAATACAAATGTAGCTTTGATCTACCTCCAGAATCTACAGAGAATCG ATGTGAGGACGCTCGACAAACTAGTGAGAATTTTCATGCGGATGATAAGGTTCAATTTGTAATCGATGCTGTCTATGCGATCGCCCACGCACTGCAG GCAATGAAGAGTACGGTTTGTCCAGACGATGTGATTGAAACATCCTGGATATCACGATACTCGAAAAAGCCTGACATTTGTCATGCAATGCAAAGTATTGATGGTGACGAATTCTAtcagaaatatttattaaaaGTTCAATTTGAAG ACATTGTGGGGAaagattttcgattttcaccGCAAGGTGATGGACCAGCTAGTTACACTATATTGACCTACAGGCCGAAATCATTAG ATAAAAAACGTCGCGTGTCCGAAGACGATGACGATCCCAGTGATGGATCGGATTACGTTGAAATTGGTCATTGGTCTGAAAACAAC CTTACAATTTACGAAGATGAACTATGGTGGGGAAAAGATCAAGTTCCTTTTTCACAGTGTTCACTGGAATGTCGTACCGGATACAGAAAACAGCTAATAAAG GATGAACAATGCTGTTGGGCTTGTAGCAAATGCGAGGATTACGAATTTTTAATAAACGAAACTCATTGTGTGGCTTGTGAACTTGGATG GTGGCCAACGGAGGATCGTAAAGGATGTTATGATCTATCGATCACACATTTAAGACATATGAGATGGAGTTCACTTTATTCAATTGTTCCTGCTGTATTTGCTGTAATTGGTATTATTGCTACATTATTCGTCATTGTCATTTATATAAT GTACAATGAGACACCAGTGGTAAAAGCATCAGGTCGAGAATTAAGCTATTTGCTTTTGATATCAATGATTATGTGCTATGCAATGACATTCGTGCTACTTTCACGACCGAATACGGTAGTTTGTGCAATTAAACGTACAG gtatTGGATTCGCATTTTCTTGCCTGTATGCAGCAATGTTAGTGAAAACGAATCGAATTGCAAGGATATTTTCCCAGGCAAGCCTCTCTgcacaacgtccactcttcaTATCACCATTGtcacag gtTGTCATGACAAGCATGCTTGCTGGTGTTCAATTGATCGGCAGTATAATATGGTTATTCGTTGTTCCACCCG GATCACGACATGACTATCCTACACGTGACCAGGTGGTTTTAACCTGTAACGTTCCGGATCATCATTTCTTGTATTCACTTGCATACGATGGAATTCTTATCATAGCCTGTACAGTATACGCTGTTAAAACCAGGAAG ATTCAAACCACCTCGTTATGTATTTCGATCTCGATGTCAGCAAATGTTGCTTTGGTCTGTATATTTTCACCAAAATTATGGATAATCCTATTTGAGAAGCACAAAAATGTACGAAAacaagaaggagaaaatatgCTTAATAAGCG TTCACTTGGGAATTGTGGATCACGTTTGTATGGATCGACAACAGAGGAACCAAATCAGTATACTGCCCTACTCGGAGGTGATCGTAAACAATCGTCACGAAAATTCTCACATCCCACAAGCACTACGAGTTCAGCCCATGACACATTCCTTTAA